The following is a genomic window from Amycolatopsis australiensis.
TCCGGACGGCGTCGGCCGCGCCCGTCGTCGAGGGCGGGGGCGGGGGGAGCGGAGCCGGGGTGGGCGTCCCGGTCCCGGACGGCCACAGGGCGGCTGCCGCCGCCACGACCGCGGCCGCTGCGGCGCATGCGGTGACCGCCGCGAGGATGCGCCGCCGGTTCCCCGGCGGTGCAGGCGGTTCCCGCCGCGGTTCGAGCACCAGCAGCGGCTCGCCCGTGGCCTGGCGCAACGCCGTCAGCTCGGCGACGACCGTTTCGGCGTCCGGCCGTTCGTGCGGATCCTTGGCCAGCAACCGCTTCACCAGGCCGGCCAGGCCGGGCGGAACGTCCGCGAGATCGGGCGGTGGTGCGTCGAACACCCGCAGGACCAGCGTCTCCGCGCGCTCGCCCGCCGCCGCCCGGAAGGGCGCCTGACCGGTGCGGCAGAAGTACAGCACCGCACCCAGCCCGTAGCGGTCCGACGCTTCGTCCAGCACCGCGCGGCTCAACGTTTCCGGCGCCAGGAACCCCGTCTCGGCCAAGGCTTCGCGGCCGAACCGGCGCCGGAGGACCACCCCGAAGTCGGCGACCACCGGCTGGTCACCGGCGAACAGGACGTTCCCCGGGTGCACGCCGCCGTGTGCCAGCCCGGCGCCGTGCGCGGCGGCGAGGGCCTCCGCGACCGCTGCGCCGACCGCCACCGTCGCCGGCACGTCCAGGGGGCCGCTGCGGGCCACGCGGTCGGCCAGCGACTCCGCGCACCTCGGCGTCACCAGGGCCGGCCGTCCGCCGGGCAGCTCCCGGACCTGCTCGACGTGCCGGATCGGCGCGCCGCGCAGCTTGGCGAGCGCCGCCCGCTCCCGTTCGAAGGCCGCGCGCGTCCGCCGGTCCAGCGGCTCGGGCAGCACCTTGACGACCACCTCGCCGCGCCGCCCCAGGTACGACGACGCCAGGGGACCGTCCCGGAACGGGACCAGGTCGCCGGCGGGGAGATTCTCCATGACGCCGATCATGGTAGCGCCGGGCGATCGGCGGTTCACTCCCTGCAGGTGGCGCCCCGGAAGGGTCTCGGCTCGCTGACCTGGACACGGACCCCGTCGGTCGCCTGCACCTGGAAGCAGTACTTCACCCGCGGGTCGACGGTGACCCGCGCGGTGCGGTTCCGCCGCACCAGGGTGGTCTCGGTCGGGCCGGCTTCGGCGGCGGCGACCACCGCGAACTCCCACCCGGCGGGGCCGGTCCAGGACAGGGTGGCCGCGGTCCCGAGATCGGCGGGCTCGGCCAGGTCCAGCGACACGGGTTCGACGGTGCCGGGCGGGGTGCTCGCCGTCCCGGACGCGGCGGACGGTGTGACCCCGAACGGTCCCTTGACCAGCATCCACGCCACGGCGACGAGGATCGCGGCGCACGCCGGGAGCGCGACGAGCAGCCACGCCCGGTCCTTGCGCGGCGCCGGCTCAGGCTCCCCGGCTCCGGGCGGCGGCCACGCGAACACCTCGGCGCCCAGGCGGGACCCGGCTGCCGGGCCGGGGCCCGGTTCCGGTTCCGGTTCCTGGGCCTCCCACAACCGGATCAGCTGCTTCGTCACCTCCTCGGCGGAGGCCGGCCGCTTCACCGGATCCTTTTCGAGCAGCCGGTCCACGAGCACGAGCAGGTCGATCGGCGCCTCCGGCCGGTCCACGGGCGGAGCCGGATCGTGGCGGACGGAGTCCCGCAGGGCCGCGACATCGGGCGCGGCGGCGGGAAACGGCGGCCGGCCCGCCAACGCCGTGTGGAGCACGACACCGAGCCCGTAGAGGTCGGAACGTTCGCCGGCGTCGCCGTCCAGCGTCTCCGGGGCCAGGTAGGCGATCCCGTGATCGCCGTCGCGGGTGAAGACGTCCCGGAGGGTGTGCCCGAAGTCGCTCAGCACCGGCTCGCCGGAGGCCCGGAACAGCACGTTGGCCGGCGTCACCCGGCCGTGGACGATCCCCGCCCGATGCGCGGCGACGAGCGTCGAGGCGAGGGTGAGGCCGAGGACGAGGACGTCGGAGACGGTCAGCGGACCGGACGCGGCGACGACCCGGGCGAGCGACTGGGTGCACAGTTCCATGCGGAGCGCGACCCGCCCGTCCGGCATCGTCTCGACCGCTTGCGGCACCACGACCCCGGCCTGCTCGGCGAGCCCCGCCAGAGCGGCCAGTTCGCGGTCGAGGCGGGCGCGCGTGCGCCGGTAGAGGCGGCCGGGAAACACTTTCAGGGCAATCACTTCGCTGCCGCGCCGGCAGGCGCACACGGTGCCGGACGCGCCGCCGCCGAGCGGCACGAGGCTGTAGTGGCCCTCTTCCGCTGTCGCCATTTCCGCTCCTGTGCTCGCGCCTGTCGGCTTCGCCGCCGATCGTCCCGCGGCGAGCCGTGTTCCGGGGGACGGTGGCCGCTTGCTGCCATCCCGGCCCTCGGCGCGCACGCTCGTGGAAACCTCAGGGCATGGCACCGAGTGAAGTGGAACGACCCGTGCTCTCGTTCGGGGCGGCGCTGCGCAACGCGGCGTTCAGGCGCAGCTGCGGCGCCCGTTACATCGCGATTCCGCGCGTGGCCTGGCTGGGCCACCGTGCGCCGGCGCCCGAACCCGCGGACGACCTGGAAGCCGGCATCGAGCCGCCGGCCGTCGACGAGGACCTCCCGGAGCCGAGCCGGAAGGCGTTCACCCGGTGCGCGGGCGCCGCGTCGGCGCTGGTGTACGCGGTGCCGACCGGCGCGCTCATCGGCACGCCGGCCGGCACCGCGATCGCCGGTGCCGCCGGGGTGTTCGGCTGGTTGACCGGTCGTTCACTGGCGGACGAGTACTACACCCGCCACCACGGTGACGGCCCGGCGGGAACGGCCGCCTGAAGAGGCCGTCGTCAGCTCGCGCCGGACGGGATCGGCGACCGGAGGTAGTCGTCGTCCAGTTCGGCGCCCAGGCGCCAGCTGCCGCCGACCGGTGCGGACGGGCCGCTCTTGCCGCTGAACCCGGTCTTGCCGCCGGGCTCCGCCTCGACGAGAGCGTCAGCGGCGGGCCTGAGCATCCGCCGCAGCTGGTTGCAGGCCACGGTCGCGCCCGTCGTCGTCCAGGGGGCTGTACCGGAAGGTGGGCACGGACGTCGCGGGCTGCGGCCGGATCGCGGCTGCGTCGCGGTCGTGCCTCGGCCGGTGTCCGGTGAGGACCGTCGTGCGTCCCGTGCCGCCGTGGTGTTCCTTGGTG
Proteins encoded in this region:
- a CDS encoding protein kinase domain-containing protein; this translates as MENLPAGDLVPFRDGPLASSYLGRRGEVVVKVLPEPLDRRTRAAFERERAALAKLRGAPIRHVEQVRELPGGRPALVTPRCAESLADRVARSGPLDVPATVAVGAAVAEALAAAHGAGLAHGGVHPGNVLFAGDQPVVADFGVVLRRRFGREALAETGFLAPETLSRAVLDEASDRYGLGAVLYFCRTGQAPFRAAAGERAETLVLRVFDAPPPDLADVPPGLAGLVKRLLAKDPHERPDAETVVAELTALRQATGEPLLVLEPRREPPAPPGNRRRILAAVTACAAAAAVVAAAAALWPSGTGTPTPAPLPPPPPSTTGAADAVRIDLDEPADHEDFVTLTWHAPPNLDFAVLVTEAGQPSPRVIIAQRATSREIPVERGRGYCFRIQAASPRGTWQSQARPIRGAVC
- a CDS encoding serine/threonine-protein kinase; the protein is MATAEEGHYSLVPLGGGASGTVCACRRGSEVIALKVFPGRLYRRTRARLDRELAALAGLAEQAGVVVPQAVETMPDGRVALRMELCTQSLARVVAASGPLTVSDVLVLGLTLASTLVAAHRAGIVHGRVTPANVLFRASGEPVLSDFGHTLRDVFTRDGDHGIAYLAPETLDGDAGERSDLYGLGVVLHTALAGRPPFPAAAPDVAALRDSVRHDPAPPVDRPEAPIDLLVLVDRLLEKDPVKRPASAEEVTKQLIRLWEAQEPEPEPGPGPAAGSRLGAEVFAWPPPGAGEPEPAPRKDRAWLLVALPACAAILVAVAWMLVKGPFGVTPSAASGTASTPPGTVEPVSLDLAEPADLGTAATLSWTGPAGWEFAVVAAAEAGPTETTLVRRNRTARVTVDPRVKYCFQVQATDGVRVQVSEPRPFRGATCRE